One window from the genome of Paramormyrops kingsleyae isolate MSU_618 chromosome 3, PKINGS_0.4, whole genome shotgun sequence encodes:
- the sco2 gene encoding protein SCO2 homolog, mitochondrial, with translation MLRIIKNSGRQHRQMVCGRVWETVSNNTVKSGFTHRSCPWRLGAEKTFISQLASTCRLGSFKPDLHLKCPRGSARVSHPSQSQRTLSQGSGKPTPRVMLRTRLVVTLLFGGGILAAWWFVRREKQQKIQLQRIEQLREVALGKGNFSLLDHTGRRRTKSDFLGRWVLLYFGFTHCPDICPEELEKMTSVVHKLDQELALPCIQPLFISVDPERDDVAAMEKYVKDFHPRLIGLTGTPEEVKEAGRDFRVYYSKGPKDEDNDYIVDHTVLIYLINPNGLFLDYYTSTKDDQQIAESIRNHMKDHVEMSQN, from the coding sequence ATGCTGCGTATTATTAAGAATAGCGGAAGACAACATCGCCAGATGGTCTGTGGAAGAGTCTGGGAAACTGTGTCTAACAACACAGTTAAATCAGGTTTCACGCATCGAAGCTGCCCATGGAGACTTGGTGCTGAGAAGACCTTCATCTCCCAGCTGGCTTCCACCTGCAGACTTGGCTCCTTTAAACCAGATCTTCACTTGAAGTGCCCCAGAGGCTCAGCCCGTGTATCCCACCCTTCTCAGAGTCAACGCACCCTATCACAGGGCTCAGGGAAGCCAACCCCCAGGGTTATGTTGCGCACCCGCCTGGTGGTGACGCTGCTGTTCGGTGGGGGGATCCTGGCCGCTTGGTGGTTTGTGCGACGCGAGAAACAGCAGAAGATCCAGTTGCAGCGGATTGAGCAGCTGAGGGAGGTGGCCTTGGGCAAAGGAAACTTCAGCCTCCTGGACCACACAGGACGGCGGAGGACCAAGAGCGACTTCCTGGGCAGATGGGTCCTCCTGTATTTTGGTTTCACCCATTGCCCAGACATTTGCCCTgaggagctggagaagatgACCAGCGTGGTGCACAAACTGGACCAGGAGTTGGCGTTGCCATGCATCCAGCCCCTCTTCATCAGCGTGGACCCGGAAAGAGACGACGTGGCCGCGATGGAGAAGTATGTGAAAGATTTCCACCCTCGCTTGATCGGATTGACCGGCACACCAGAGGAAGTGAAGGAGGCGGGACGGGACTTCAGGGTGTACTACAGCAAGGGCCCCAAGGACGAGGACAATGATTACATCGTGGACCACACTGTTCTCATTTACCTAATCAATCCCAATGGCCTCTTTCTGGACTATTACACCTCAACCAAGGATGACCAGCAGATAGCTGAAAGCATCAGAAACCACATGAAAGACCATGTGGAGATGTCCCAAAACTGA